From Haliotis asinina isolate JCU_RB_2024 chromosome 8, JCU_Hal_asi_v2, whole genome shotgun sequence, a single genomic window includes:
- the LOC137294396 gene encoding putative glutathione-specific gamma-glutamylcyclotransferase 2 — MDISSLDYLLHNNPTIWVFGYGSLLWKPDFEYSSKKIGSVKGFVRRFWQGSATHRGTASQLGRVANLVKCKEGRTWGVAYEIKGTESVTKILKYLNHRETQLGGYSNLVTEFEPRESGSEPISVLVFTVTEDNPYYLGETDVPSMAKQIVNARGAAGTNVEYVTKIADYVRHHIPEDKDDYLFTLDLTIRKLVREMVGSDDSTEWHFDMHRHNLLTREPIPEIAIES; from the exons ATGGACATCTCATCACTTGATTACTTGTTGCACAACAACCCAACCATCTGGGTATTCGGGTATGGCTCGCTGCTATGGAAACCAGactttgaatattcttcaaagaaaATAGGCTCAGTCAAAGGATTTGTTCGAAGATTTTGGCAGGGCAGTGCAACACACAGAGGAACGGCAAGCCAG CTTGGACGTGTTGCAAACCTGGTCAAATGCAAAGAG GGTCGTACTTGGGGTGTTGCCTACGAAATCAAGGGGACTGAATCAGTGACGAAAATCTTAAAGTACCTGAACCATCGGGAGACACAGCTTGGTGGCTACAGCAACCTAGTGACTGAGTTTGAACCCAGGGAATCCGGGTCTGAACCAATTAGTGTTCTCGTGTTCACAGTTACGGAGGATAACCCATACTATCTGGGCGAAACGGATGTTCCCTCGATGGCGAAGCAGATAGTGAATGCCAGGGGGGCTGCTGGGACAAATGTTGAATACGTCACAAAGATTGCTGATTACGTCAGACATCATATTCCCGAAGATAAAGATGACTATCTTTTTACGCTTGATCTAACCATACGAAAACTTGTGCGTGAAATGGTTGGATCTGATGACAGTACTGAATGGCATTTTGATATGCATCGACATAATCTGTTGACAAGAGAGCCGATCCCCGAGATTGCCATAGAGTCCTAG